One Aneurinibacillus migulanus genomic region harbors:
- a CDS encoding endonuclease Q family protein, which translates to MNFMEECFADLHIHIGRTMHNRPVKITASRTLTLTNIVEEAVTRKGMHMIGIIDCHSPEVQEEIDCHLETGRMQELPGGGYRYATSEGEVTLIAGIEVELAVGRGLAHFLVYLPDRTAFATFREWYQTKVKNIHLSTQRMYTDPETLVMKAEAVGGIVIPAHAFTPHKSIYGACVESLASVLPVHRFAALELGLSSDSDLADGLAELAEMTFVTNSDAHSTAKIAREYQNLQIKRPDFTELLLALARKEDRRVRENYGLHPQLGKYYRTRCTNCEELVAQTDSPRCPHCGKEGKKTITRGVYERFQEISTQLPASHPAHRPPYRYHIPLEFIPGLGPGRMRKLLAAFGTEMNILHHVSVDQLTEAVGATVAQAIDRSRRGEISFIEGGAGMYGKISLE; encoded by the coding sequence ATGAATTTCATGGAAGAGTGCTTTGCGGATCTGCACATTCATATCGGCCGGACAATGCATAACCGTCCGGTAAAAATTACGGCTTCACGCACGCTGACGCTTACTAATATTGTGGAGGAAGCAGTTACGCGTAAGGGAATGCACATGATTGGGATTATCGATTGCCATTCTCCTGAAGTGCAGGAGGAAATTGACTGTCATTTGGAGACGGGGCGGATGCAAGAGCTTCCTGGCGGCGGCTACCGTTATGCTACCTCAGAAGGGGAAGTTACACTGATTGCGGGCATTGAAGTGGAGCTTGCAGTAGGTCGTGGACTCGCGCATTTTCTCGTCTATTTGCCGGATCGAACCGCATTCGCTACGTTCCGGGAATGGTATCAGACAAAAGTGAAAAATATTCATTTGAGCACACAACGTATGTATACGGACCCGGAGACGCTTGTAATGAAGGCGGAAGCAGTAGGAGGAATTGTTATCCCTGCCCATGCATTCACACCGCACAAGAGCATATATGGTGCATGTGTGGAAAGCCTTGCTTCCGTCCTACCGGTACATCGATTTGCAGCTTTGGAACTGGGCTTAAGCTCCGATTCCGATTTGGCTGACGGCTTAGCTGAGCTCGCAGAGATGACATTTGTCACGAATTCAGATGCACATTCCACCGCCAAAATTGCACGCGAGTACCAGAACCTGCAAATAAAACGTCCCGACTTTACGGAATTGCTTCTGGCGCTTGCGCGTAAAGAAGATAGACGTGTACGGGAAAATTACGGTTTACATCCCCAGCTGGGCAAATATTATCGGACACGCTGTACAAACTGCGAAGAATTGGTCGCGCAAACAGATTCGCCTCGTTGTCCCCATTGCGGAAAAGAAGGAAAGAAAACAATTACACGAGGTGTGTATGAGCGATTCCAAGAGATTTCTACTCAGCTGCCTGCTTCTCATCCGGCACATCGTCCACCTTATCGTTATCATATTCCGCTTGAATTCATACCGGGACTCGGACCGGGCCGGATGAGAAAGCTGCTGGCCGCGTTCGGCACCGAGATGAATATTCTGCACCATGTGTCCGTCGACCAGCTTACGGAAGCGGTAGGTGCTACGGTAGCCCAGGCGATTGATCGGAGCAGGCGTGGCGAGATATCGTTTATCGAAGGCGGTGCCGGTATGTACGGAAAAATCTCGCTTGAGTAA
- a CDS encoding GNAT family N-acetyltransferase, whose translation MLVNQQVDEADRLTLQTPQKEELIVRPYDEADFQSIQEMERSVYPPPWPQDDLWSIDQLKSHVDVFSEGALCAEYDEDIVGTMTTLIVDELPDAQHTWEDITDHGYLSSSHNDLGDTLYVADLQVDPTYRELGIGKKLMRESYDLVRRLGLRRLVGAVRMPGYYKHEERLTPEEYVQEVLTGDLKDPVINFMLHCGRKPIKVVKDYLHDIKSGNNALLMEWRNPDFN comes from the coding sequence ATGCTTGTTAACCAGCAGGTTGATGAAGCCGATAGGTTGACATTACAGACACCACAAAAAGAAGAATTGATTGTTCGTCCTTATGATGAAGCAGATTTTCAAAGTATACAGGAAATGGAGCGCAGCGTATATCCGCCGCCGTGGCCGCAGGATGATCTATGGAGCATTGATCAACTGAAAAGCCATGTTGATGTATTCTCCGAAGGCGCGTTATGTGCGGAGTATGACGAAGATATCGTCGGTACGATGACTACATTGATTGTAGATGAGCTTCCTGATGCTCAACATACATGGGAAGACATTACGGATCATGGATATCTGTCGAGTTCGCACAATGATTTGGGGGATACGCTATATGTAGCCGATCTTCAGGTAGACCCTACGTACCGGGAGCTTGGGATAGGGAAGAAGCTGATGAGAGAAAGCTATGACTTGGTGCGTAGATTGGGCCTTCGTCGTCTGGTAGGAGCTGTACGTATGCCTGGTTACTATAAACATGAAGAGCGATTAACACCTGAAGAATATGTGCAAGAAGTGTTGACTGGCGATTTGAAGGATCCAGTCATTAACTTCATGCTCCATTGTGGACGCAAACCAATCAAGGTGGTGAAAGATTACCTCCATGATATCAAATCGGGAAATAATGCCTTGCTTATGGAATGGCGAAATCCTGATTTTAATTAA
- the fur gene encoding ferric iron uptake transcriptional regulator, producing the protein MEERIDRIRQQLHAHSYKLTPQREATLRVLLENEEDHLSAEDVYLLVKEKAPEIGLATVYRTLELMSDLHILQKINFGDGVARYEFRNEDAEHHHHHLICVMCGTVDEIHEDLLGEVEQAVSDKFKFHILDHRLSFHGVCHRCIDKVDTNEIANVKSNIPE; encoded by the coding sequence ATGGAAGAAAGAATTGACAGGATTAGACAGCAATTGCACGCACATAGCTATAAGCTGACTCCGCAGCGTGAAGCTACGCTCCGCGTCCTGTTGGAAAATGAAGAGGACCATTTATCCGCTGAAGACGTCTACTTGCTTGTGAAAGAGAAAGCCCCTGAGATTGGTCTGGCTACCGTATATCGTACGTTGGAATTAATGAGCGATTTGCACATTTTGCAAAAAATTAATTTTGGTGATGGAGTAGCCCGTTATGAGTTCCGTAATGAAGACGCTGAACATCACCATCATCATTTGATTTGTGTTATGTGTGGTACGGTGGATGAGATTCATGAAGACCTTCTTGGTGAAGTAGAGCAGGCGGTTAGCGATAAATTCAAGTTCCATATTCTTGATCACCGTTTATCGTTTCATGGAGTGTGTCACCGTTGCATTGACAAGGTAGATACAAACGAAATTGCCAATGTCAAAAGTAATATTCCTGAATAA
- a CDS encoding NUDIX hydrolase, whose product MNIVSMIEKTIASKPIYDGKIIKVKVDEVELPNGKTAKREIVNHPGAVAVMAITEDDRMVMVRQFRKPLEKILVEIPAGKLEPGENPETCAERELQEETGYTCKTLHHQASFYTSPGFADELIHLYRAEGVKPGEAQPDEDEFVELLHVTKEEAQRLIENGEIQDAKTILAVYAWKLDASS is encoded by the coding sequence ATGAACATAGTTTCTATGATCGAGAAAACGATTGCAAGCAAGCCGATATATGACGGAAAAATCATCAAAGTAAAAGTGGATGAAGTAGAACTGCCGAACGGAAAAACCGCAAAGCGGGAAATTGTCAATCATCCGGGAGCGGTAGCGGTCATGGCTATTACGGAAGACGATCGTATGGTGATGGTGCGTCAGTTCCGTAAACCGTTGGAGAAGATTCTTGTAGAAATACCGGCGGGAAAACTGGAGCCAGGCGAAAACCCGGAAACATGCGCCGAACGTGAGTTACAGGAGGAAACTGGATATACATGCAAAACGTTGCACCATCAAGCATCTTTCTATACGTCTCCTGGCTTTGCCGATGAGCTTATACATCTATACCGGGCTGAAGGGGTAAAGCCTGGTGAAGCTCAACCAGATGAAGATGAGTTTGTTGAATTGCTTCATGTGACGAAGGAAGAAGCGCAACGGCTTATCGAAAACGGTGAAATACAAGATGCTAAAACGATACTTGCAGTCTATGCATGGAAACTGGATGCATCGTCATGA
- the spoIIM gene encoding stage II sporulation protein M, translating to MVRSKLGQTLQQNVRENSSLYLFTIVLFIMGVGFGAVVVNSLGLTQKQELFMYVSQFFHELKSDNITDPLRSFQNSLGHYLKYVGFMWILGLSIIGLPLILLMVFLKGVVVGFTVGFLVNQLQWKGLYFAIVSVLPQNLLVIPAIIIVATAGISFSLHLVQSRFLKRGGALYPRFLVYSALILIMGGIVTVAAALEAFVSPALMKHASATLLKFIIIII from the coding sequence TTGGTAAGGAGTAAACTTGGACAAACATTACAGCAGAATGTGCGCGAGAATTCATCGCTCTACTTGTTTACCATTGTGCTGTTCATTATGGGAGTAGGATTCGGTGCGGTCGTGGTCAATTCGCTCGGACTGACACAGAAACAGGAGCTGTTTATGTATGTCAGTCAGTTCTTTCATGAACTGAAGAGTGATAACATTACCGATCCGTTGCGCAGCTTCCAGAACTCGCTGGGCCATTATTTAAAATATGTAGGTTTTATGTGGATTCTTGGATTATCCATTATTGGCCTGCCACTCATTCTTTTAATGGTATTTCTTAAAGGTGTTGTCGTAGGATTTACTGTAGGGTTTCTTGTAAATCAATTGCAGTGGAAAGGACTTTATTTTGCTATCGTATCGGTGCTACCGCAGAACCTGCTTGTCATTCCAGCTATTATCATCGTAGCGACAGCCGGTATTTCGTTCTCGCTTCACCTTGTACAATCAAGATTCCTAAAGCGTGGAGGGGCGTTGTATCCACGTTTTCTCGTCTACAGTGCATTAATATTGATTATGGGAGGGATTGTAACGGTGGCTGCGGCCCTCGAAGCGTTTGTTTCCCCGGCGCTAATGAAGCATGCCAGTGCGACTCTCCTGAAATTTATAATAATTATCATCTAA
- a CDS encoding acyl-CoA carboxylase subunit beta gives MYEKIDEMYERRRKVELGGGDKRIDAQHNRGKLTARERIDLFLDEDTFVELNPFIEHRATSFGMDKMEGPGEGVVTGYGKVNGRLVFIFSQDFTVFGGALGEMHALKISRIMDLAAKNGAPVIGLNDSGGARIQEGVESLDGYGHIFYRNSIYSGVIPQISVIMGPCAGGAVYSPAITDFVCMVEKTSQMFITGPKVIEAVTGEKITSENLGGAKVHASISGNAHFTAPSEPEMLEQVRRLLSFLPQNNKENPPVIALEHKDDGWDDELAEIVPTAATKVYDVRKVIHKIVDGGDFMEVQPDFAKNIVVGFGRIDGHSIGIIANQPKFMAGGLDINSSDKLSRFVRCCDAFNIPLITFEDVSGFFPGINQEHGGIIRHGAKILYAYSEATVPKITVILRKAFGGAYVALNSKAIGADIVYAWPNAEIAVMGAEGAANIIFAREIENSENPAETRQAKIDEYRERFANPYVAASRGMVDDVIDPRETRKKLREALDMLRTKQETRPAKKHGNIPL, from the coding sequence ATGTATGAGAAAATCGATGAAATGTATGAACGACGCCGTAAAGTAGAGCTCGGCGGTGGAGATAAGCGTATTGATGCACAGCATAATCGAGGTAAGTTGACTGCGCGGGAACGCATTGATTTGTTTTTAGACGAAGACACATTCGTAGAGCTGAATCCGTTTATTGAACATCGCGCGACTAGCTTTGGCATGGACAAAATGGAGGGCCCAGGCGAAGGTGTGGTTACCGGCTATGGTAAGGTAAACGGCCGTCTCGTATTTATTTTCTCACAGGATTTCACTGTGTTCGGAGGGGCTCTGGGTGAAATGCATGCCCTGAAAATTTCCAGAATTATGGATCTTGCGGCAAAGAACGGTGCACCGGTTATCGGTCTGAATGACTCTGGTGGCGCCCGCATTCAGGAAGGGGTCGAGTCGCTCGACGGATACGGCCATATTTTCTATCGAAATTCTATTTATTCCGGCGTCATTCCTCAAATTTCCGTTATCATGGGACCGTGTGCCGGCGGAGCAGTATACTCTCCGGCGATTACAGACTTTGTCTGTATGGTAGAGAAGACAAGCCAGATGTTTATTACAGGACCTAAAGTCATCGAAGCCGTGACGGGAGAGAAGATTACGTCAGAGAACCTGGGAGGGGCGAAGGTTCATGCTTCCATCAGTGGAAATGCGCATTTCACGGCTCCGAGCGAACCGGAAATGTTGGAGCAGGTACGTCGTCTGCTGAGCTTCCTGCCGCAAAACAACAAGGAAAATCCGCCGGTTATCGCACTTGAGCATAAAGATGATGGTTGGGACGACGAACTGGCAGAAATCGTGCCTACGGCAGCGACAAAAGTATATGATGTTCGTAAAGTCATTCATAAAATTGTTGACGGCGGCGATTTCATGGAAGTGCAGCCGGACTTCGCGAAGAACATTGTCGTCGGCTTCGGTCGTATTGACGGTCATAGCATCGGTATTATTGCGAATCAGCCAAAATTCATGGCTGGTGGCTTAGATATCAATTCATCGGACAAGCTATCTCGTTTTGTTCGCTGCTGCGATGCATTTAACATTCCGCTTATCACATTCGAAGACGTATCCGGTTTTTTCCCGGGCATCAATCAGGAACATGGCGGGATTATCCGCCATGGTGCTAAGATTCTGTATGCCTATTCTGAAGCGACTGTACCGAAGATTACGGTTATTCTACGTAAAGCATTTGGCGGTGCGTATGTAGCTCTGAACTCGAAAGCGATTGGTGCCGATATTGTTTATGCATGGCCAAACGCAGAGATTGCGGTCATGGGTGCGGAGGGTGCAGCCAATATTATCTTTGCGCGTGAGATTGAAAACAGTGAAAATCCCGCAGAGACAAGACAGGCCAAAATCGATGAGTACCGTGAGCGTTTCGCCAATCCGTATGTGGCAGCAAGCCGTGGAATGGTAGACGATGTCATTGATCCGCGTGAGACAAGGAAAAAGCTGCGCGAAGCGCTAGATATGCTGCGTACCAAGCAGGAGACGCGACCAGCCAAGAAACATGGCAATATTCCTTTGTAA
- a CDS encoding M20/M25/M40 family metallo-hydrolase — protein MVQEERIVREFMELVQVDSETKNERVICDVLKEKFSALGLEVVEDDAAEKTEHQAGNLVATLRGTVDDCPTIYFTCHMDTVVPGAGIKPSIKNGYIVSDGTTILGSDDKAGIAAMFEAIRVLKEQHKSHGTVQFLITVGEESGLQGAKVFDPALLQAKYGFALDSNGKVGDVIIAAPFQAKVTATIRGRSAHAGVNPEAGISAIQVASKAISRMSLGRIDEETTANIGSFEGSGPTNIVCDQVRIHAEARSLVEEKLNAQTEKMKQAFEEVAGEYGAEADVDVILAYPGFKFSEEDLVVRKAMEGVKAVGRHPRLLASGGGSDANILSGHGIPTANLAIGYEDIHTTSEKIPVEELVKAAELVVALCEQDRKI, from the coding sequence ATGGTACAGGAAGAACGTATTGTTCGTGAATTCATGGAACTTGTGCAGGTGGATAGCGAAACAAAAAATGAACGAGTGATCTGCGATGTATTAAAAGAGAAATTTTCCGCTCTGGGGTTGGAAGTTGTAGAAGATGATGCAGCGGAGAAGACGGAACATCAAGCGGGTAACCTCGTTGCAACACTTAGGGGAACAGTGGATGATTGTCCGACGATTTATTTTACATGTCATATGGATACTGTTGTTCCTGGTGCAGGGATTAAACCCAGTATCAAAAACGGCTACATTGTTTCGGATGGCACGACGATTCTTGGAAGCGATGACAAAGCGGGTATCGCCGCCATGTTTGAAGCAATACGTGTGCTCAAGGAGCAGCATAAGTCACACGGCACCGTTCAGTTTTTGATTACAGTCGGTGAAGAATCAGGCCTGCAGGGTGCAAAAGTATTCGATCCTGCATTGCTCCAGGCTAAGTACGGATTTGCGCTTGATAGTAACGGTAAGGTAGGCGACGTTATTATTGCTGCGCCGTTCCAGGCGAAAGTTACGGCGACCATCCGGGGCCGCTCTGCCCATGCCGGTGTGAATCCGGAAGCGGGTATTAGCGCCATTCAGGTTGCCAGCAAGGCGATCTCACGTATGTCACTCGGTCGTATCGATGAGGAGACGACCGCGAACATCGGCAGCTTTGAAGGAAGCGGTCCGACAAATATCGTGTGTGATCAGGTACGAATTCATGCGGAAGCACGCAGTCTTGTGGAAGAGAAACTGAATGCGCAGACGGAGAAGATGAAGCAAGCGTTCGAAGAAGTCGCCGGGGAGTACGGAGCAGAGGCCGACGTGGATGTTATCCTGGCATACCCGGGGTTCAAATTCTCAGAAGAGGATCTGGTCGTTCGCAAAGCGATGGAAGGTGTCAAAGCGGTCGGGCGTCATCCTCGTCTGCTAGCAAGCGGAGGCGGAAGCGACGCGAATATCTTATCCGGTCATGGTATCCCAACAGCCAATCTTGCGATCGGTTACGAAGACATTCATACGACCAGCGAAAAAATCCCGGTTGAAGAACTGGTAAAAGCCGCTGAATTGGTAGTAGCCCTTTGCGAACAGGATAGAAAAATATAA
- the mce gene encoding methylmalonyl-CoA epimerase, translating into MERKIRVLVAKPGLDGHDRGALVIAQALRDEGMEVVYTGLRQTPAQIVASAIQEDVNVIGLSCLSGAHNELFPEVIRLLKEQGADDIIVIGGGVIPDEDIPFLEEQGVVKVFTPGTKTKDTADFIRHKVSEKQGTTEPIMNSPEKIEHIGIAVKNLDESVKFYTQMLGLKLLGFETVESEQVRVAFLEIGETHIELLEPTSEDSAIAKFIAKKGEGIHHIALKVDDQKERLNKLKEAGVRLISEEPKLGAHQNMVAFLHPKSTHGVLLELCQKADVPELSGHTDKQ; encoded by the coding sequence ATGGAGAGAAAAATACGCGTACTTGTAGCAAAACCTGGACTTGACGGACACGATCGCGGCGCCCTCGTCATTGCGCAGGCGTTACGTGATGAAGGAATGGAAGTAGTATATACCGGCTTACGCCAGACACCAGCGCAAATCGTAGCCAGCGCCATTCAAGAAGACGTGAATGTGATTGGCCTGTCCTGCCTGTCCGGTGCTCATAATGAATTGTTCCCTGAGGTGATTCGTCTGTTGAAAGAGCAGGGAGCGGACGATATTATTGTTATTGGCGGTGGAGTCATTCCAGATGAAGATATCCCGTTCCTGGAAGAGCAAGGCGTTGTGAAGGTGTTTACTCCTGGAACGAAAACGAAAGATACGGCTGATTTTATCCGTCATAAAGTATCTGAGAAGCAAGGAACGACCGAGCCAATTATGAATTCACCTGAGAAAATCGAGCATATCGGGATCGCAGTAAAAAATTTAGATGAATCGGTCAAGTTTTATACGCAAATGCTTGGTTTGAAACTGCTCGGATTCGAGACGGTGGAAAGCGAGCAGGTACGTGTTGCGTTCCTTGAAATTGGCGAAACTCACATTGAACTCCTAGAGCCGACAAGTGAAGACAGTGCGATTGCAAAATTTATCGCCAAGAAGGGTGAAGGAATCCATCATATAGCGCTCAAGGTTGACGATCAGAAGGAGCGCCTGAATAAGCTGAAAGAGGCCGGTGTGCGATTGATTAGTGAAGAACCAAAGCTGGGCGCACATCAGAATATGGTTGCTTTCCTGCATCCAAAATCAACGCACGGCGTGCTGCTTGAACTGTGTCAAAAAGCCGATGTACCGGAGCTTTCCGGCCATACAGACAAACAGTAA
- a CDS encoding DUF3866 family protein, with the protein MIVWSFGTVMRIIREEETVQELEVQMMDEETAQALNYPQLIGRIQAGERVVLNTTAVDLELGSGGKHFVSARIGVDGQPLVDADAASRYGHIMKLRYTPFQHAVQTVEEEESAYHEIFRDTDGKTLDQTPVIVGELHSLLPAFVLSIRHLQKRMGGRPPRICYIMSEGGALPMALSEHVRDLCSLGFLTGTITYGHSFGGQTECINLYTALLAARFVWKADIIVVMPGPGIIGTGTPLGFSGMEQVTILEAAHKLGGLPILIPRVSLADLRKRHAGISHHTITVLQFARETPLVLNLEHHPELITQLGEQSKQHTLVFHEPLDIEEWKEVEAQFPISVTTMGRTAQMDLIFFAHAYYAARLAWIKYEKQDTMQKMDLFT; encoded by the coding sequence ATGATTGTATGGTCATTCGGGACAGTGATGCGCATCATTCGTGAGGAAGAAACGGTTCAAGAGCTGGAAGTGCAGATGATGGATGAAGAGACAGCGCAGGCTTTGAATTACCCGCAATTAATCGGTCGTATCCAGGCAGGAGAGCGAGTTGTCCTTAATACGACTGCGGTCGATCTGGAGCTTGGCAGCGGTGGTAAACACTTTGTCTCCGCTAGAATAGGCGTGGATGGGCAGCCACTTGTAGACGCGGATGCGGCCAGCCGATATGGTCATATTATGAAGCTGCGCTATACGCCGTTTCAGCACGCTGTGCAGACGGTAGAAGAGGAAGAGAGTGCTTACCATGAAATATTTCGCGATACAGACGGGAAAACATTAGATCAGACACCGGTTATTGTAGGAGAATTGCACAGCCTGCTACCAGCATTTGTTCTTTCCATCCGTCATTTACAGAAGCGAATGGGGGGAAGACCTCCACGGATTTGTTACATTATGAGCGAGGGCGGAGCTTTGCCAATGGCATTAAGTGAGCATGTTCGAGATTTGTGCTCGCTCGGATTTCTGACCGGAACGATTACGTATGGACATTCATTCGGTGGGCAAACGGAGTGTATTAATCTGTATACGGCACTGCTTGCAGCACGCTTTGTGTGGAAGGCAGATATTATTGTTGTGATGCCTGGACCAGGTATCATCGGAACCGGTACCCCTCTCGGGTTCAGTGGCATGGAACAGGTGACCATTCTTGAAGCCGCTCATAAACTTGGAGGGTTGCCTATACTGATTCCACGGGTAAGTCTGGCCGATTTGCGCAAACGCCATGCAGGTATAAGCCATCATACTATTACGGTGTTACAGTTTGCCCGCGAAACTCCACTTGTGCTTAATCTTGAACATCATCCTGAACTGATAACACAGCTAGGAGAGCAATCTAAACAGCATACACTTGTCTTTCATGAACCATTGGATATAGAAGAATGGAAGGAAGTGGAGGCGCAATTCCCGATTTCTGTAACGACCATGGGGCGTACAGCTCAAATGGATTTGATTTTTTTTGCTCATGCATATTATGCAGCTCGTTTGGCCTGGATAAAATACGAGAAGCAGGACACGATGCAAAAAATGGATTTGTTCACCTGA
- a CDS encoding peptidoglycan D,D-transpeptidase FtsI family protein yields MYNHEENENARTKQVFNRLNMLLLLVFLIFAVIIFRLSYVQIVDGEEYEQKATAKSDKKVPIPALRGNIYDKNGNLIVHSRGSFAAVFQEKDYMDKEYYINLVTKLEKILPGTKKEDLLKKMDVGYEYKNGKVEKSMRMTSKFLEKDLKYDLSQKEIAYLAEHRNELDGVSVVTKPIREYDPKQVAVQAIGYVRQFNVADNQGIEYYRQRKESYLPNQMVGYEGIERSYEEALRGENGYRMYQVAADQTILQQIKEVPPKRGNNLYLTIDQRVQLEARDFIKGFLPKLRATGRNAAYAKNAYAVAIEVKTGRVVTMVSYPEYDPNIWTSGPDKETYEKNKFSFTNGTIRSAPHDVSPKTGKDAEMENYKHPASVVPAGSVVKPATVLMGLSEKIAPYSWPDPGAYRYGGAGDVIRNDSGHNYGMLTPQKAIQKSSNTYMANIGKLLSEKYKKNSVSVYQKYYHAFGLGVKTGVDLPGESAGGEDFLTMNKKYGPKAAMVQASFGQQGRYTTMQLAQFVATVANKGTRMRPQLVDRIVDNNGKVVQPFKPEVLSKLEEPDSYWRIIHQGMGMVTQQGGTGAGVFAGFPYRVAAKTGTSQQDIYVPDSLNFDKGVNWHKYKEINNGVFVSFAPLENPKLAVAVVVPEGGYGGQSAGRIARAIYESYDKYVGLGPTDKPYDPATAVPNTKETAKKAK; encoded by the coding sequence ATGTATAATCATGAAGAAAATGAAAACGCTCGAACAAAGCAGGTATTCAATCGCTTAAACATGCTGCTTCTGCTTGTGTTTCTCATTTTTGCGGTCATTATTTTCCGTCTGTCTTACGTACAGATTGTCGACGGTGAGGAATACGAGCAAAAGGCAACAGCAAAGTCAGACAAAAAAGTGCCGATTCCGGCACTGCGCGGTAACATCTATGACAAGAACGGCAATCTCATCGTGCACAGTCGCGGTTCTTTTGCCGCCGTATTCCAGGAAAAAGATTACATGGATAAAGAGTATTACATTAATCTTGTTACTAAACTGGAGAAAATTCTGCCCGGCACCAAGAAAGAAGATTTACTAAAAAAAATGGATGTGGGCTACGAATATAAAAACGGCAAAGTCGAAAAATCCATGCGCATGACATCGAAGTTTCTTGAGAAGGACTTGAAGTACGACTTATCCCAGAAAGAGATCGCCTATCTGGCCGAGCATCGCAACGAGCTAGATGGCGTATCCGTCGTAACCAAACCAATCCGGGAATACGATCCCAAGCAGGTAGCTGTGCAAGCTATCGGATATGTACGTCAGTTTAACGTTGCTGACAATCAGGGCATCGAGTACTACCGACAGCGCAAAGAATCGTATCTGCCGAACCAAATGGTAGGATATGAAGGCATCGAGCGAAGCTATGAAGAAGCGTTGCGTGGAGAAAACGGCTACCGCATGTATCAAGTAGCAGCAGACCAAACAATTCTTCAACAGATTAAGGAAGTACCTCCGAAACGAGGCAACAACCTGTACCTGACTATTGATCAACGGGTGCAGCTCGAGGCGCGCGACTTCATCAAGGGCTTTTTGCCAAAACTGCGTGCGACAGGCCGCAATGCCGCCTATGCGAAAAATGCGTATGCGGTAGCGATCGAAGTGAAAACAGGGAGAGTTGTCACGATGGTCAGCTATCCGGAATACGATCCAAACATCTGGACTTCCGGTCCAGACAAAGAAACGTACGAAAAAAACAAGTTCTCCTTTACGAACGGGACGATTCGCAGTGCGCCGCATGACGTAAGTCCGAAAACCGGGAAAGACGCGGAAATGGAAAATTATAAACATCCTGCATCTGTCGTACCAGCCGGTTCTGTCGTGAAGCCAGCAACCGTGCTGATGGGGCTATCGGAAAAAATCGCGCCATACTCCTGGCCCGATCCAGGAGCCTACCGCTATGGCGGCGCAGGAGACGTTATCCGCAATGATAGCGGTCATAACTACGGCATGCTAACTCCGCAGAAAGCGATTCAGAAATCGTCGAATACGTACATGGCGAACATCGGGAAATTATTAAGCGAGAAATACAAAAAGAATTCCGTTAGCGTGTACCAGAAGTATTATCATGCGTTCGGCCTCGGCGTCAAAACGGGCGTCGATCTTCCCGGCGAGTCGGCGGGAGGGGAAGATTTCCTAACAATGAATAAAAAGTACGGTCCAAAAGCGGCTATGGTACAGGCATCCTTCGGTCAGCAGGGACGATATACGACAATGCAGCTCGCACAATTTGTAGCGACTGTAGCCAACAAAGGCACTCGCATGCGTCCGCAACTGGTCGACCGCATTGTGGATAATAACGGCAAAGTGGTCCAACCTTTCAAACCAGAAGTGCTAAGCAAGCTTGAGGAACCGGACAGCTATTGGCGCATTATCCATCAAGGGATGGGCATGGTTACACAGCAAGGCGGTACTGGTGCTGGAGTTTTCGCTGGATTCCCATACCGCGTAGCAGCCAAAACCGGTACCTCCCAGCAGGATATTTATGTGCCGGATTCTTTGAATTTCGATAAAGGAGTTAACTGGCATAAGTACAAAGAGATCAACAACGGTGTCTTTGTCTCGTTTGCTCCACTTGAAAATCCGAAACTGGCAGTAGCTGTCGTCGTACCGGAAGGCGGCTACGGTGGTCAATCGGCCGGACGAATCGCGCGCGCCATCTATGAATCGTATGACAAATATGTTGGACTAGGGCCGACCGACAAACCATATGATCCAGCTACCGCCGTACCAAATACAAAAGAGACAGCAAAAAAAGCAAAATAG